One genomic segment of Desulfomicrobium sp. ZS1 includes these proteins:
- a CDS encoding DVU0772 family protein gives MGQLRAFKDLIIDWEMTPEDAVAIYLEWGNNGYRGGYQYAVKGKEDHSHYFVVNTWNEKPIVTLLYRNSDGADELAVLPLPEKLADTFMKGVYNHKGIYPVNDDVKQWLETELYN, from the coding sequence ATGGGACAGTTACGAGCTTTTAAAGACCTTATAATCGATTGGGAAATGACTCCGGAAGATGCGGTTGCCATTTACCTTGAATGGGGCAACAACGGTTATCGCGGTGGCTATCAGTATGCAGTCAAAGGAAAGGAAGACCATTCTCATTACTTTGTCGTAAATACTTGGAATGAAAAGCCGATAGTGACTCTTTTATACCGCAATTCGGACGGGGCCGATGAACTGGCCGTGCTCCCGCTTCCGGAAAAACTGGCCGATACGTTTATGAAGGGAGTCTATAATCACAAGGGCATCTATCCTGTGAATGATGACGTGAAACAGTGGCTTGAGACGGAACTTTACAATTAG
- a CDS encoding cobyrinate a,c-diamide synthase, with protein MPASLLTCPRILVAGLGGGSGKTIVSLGLARAFTEQGLTVQAFKKGPDYIDAKWLGLASRSITSNLDPFLLSSEVLRNLFWSRAQGVDLALLEGNRGLYDGKDVLGTCSSAELAKSLQCPVIIVADCTKVTRTMAAIVLGLTMFDPEVDIRGVILNRTAGGRHQKILRQSIEKYTDVQVLGVLPKLPENPIPERHMGLISDAEFSQDPFSELAVFLRTHADLDACLNIARQAPSVKLDLAPLYPCSRKSVPVRIGVARDAALWFYYQENFEALRHAGAELVEFSLLADHELPDVDAVYMGGGFPETLAEGLTKNAAMRQSVKERVLGGMPLYAECGGLMYLSRELHYEGATYPMADVFPLETKVFKKPQGHGYMSALVASPNPFYPLETRLTGHEFHYSRCVDTSCIESFVFHVELGQGMAKGHDGVLYRNCLAGYTHMHALGNTLWAKNFVSAARIYQGCRNAGRPCPDIRLKEST; from the coding sequence ATGCCAGCCTCTTTACTGACGTGTCCTCGGATTCTTGTTGCCGGTCTTGGTGGCGGTTCCGGAAAGACGATCGTCAGCCTGGGGCTGGCTCGCGCTTTCACAGAGCAAGGTCTGACTGTTCAGGCCTTCAAGAAGGGTCCAGATTATATTGATGCCAAATGGCTTGGCCTTGCCAGCCGGAGCATCACAAGCAATCTGGATCCTTTTTTATTGTCTTCCGAAGTGCTGCGGAATCTTTTCTGGTCAAGGGCGCAGGGCGTTGATTTGGCCCTGTTGGAAGGCAATCGAGGACTTTACGACGGGAAAGACGTGCTCGGGACCTGTTCCTCTGCCGAGCTTGCAAAATCACTGCAGTGCCCCGTCATTATCGTGGCCGACTGCACCAAGGTCACGCGAACCATGGCTGCCATTGTCCTCGGCTTGACCATGTTCGATCCTGAAGTGGATATCCGGGGAGTAATCCTCAATCGCACCGCCGGTGGCAGACATCAAAAGATTCTGCGCCAATCCATCGAAAAATATACGGATGTGCAGGTTCTTGGCGTGCTGCCAAAACTGCCTGAAAATCCCATTCCTGAACGGCATATGGGGCTCATTTCCGATGCGGAGTTCAGTCAGGACCCTTTTTCTGAACTCGCTGTTTTTTTACGCACTCATGCAGACCTTGATGCGTGCCTGAACATCGCACGCCAGGCTCCTTCCGTTAAGCTGGATTTGGCTCCGTTGTATCCATGCTCCAGAAAATCCGTTCCGGTGCGCATCGGTGTCGCTCGCGATGCTGCGTTGTGGTTTTATTACCAGGAAAATTTCGAGGCGTTGCGGCATGCCGGCGCTGAATTGGTTGAATTCAGTCTCCTGGCTGATCATGAACTGCCTGACGTTGATGCCGTATACATGGGTGGCGGGTTTCCCGAGACCTTGGCCGAGGGCCTGACCAAAAATGCAGCCATGCGTCAATCGGTCAAGGAGCGTGTCCTTGGCGGTATGCCTCTGTATGCCGAGTGCGGCGGTCTCATGTATTTGAGCCGGGAACTTCACTATGAAGGCGCGACGTACCCCATGGCCGATGTTTTTCCACTGGAGACCAAGGTTTTTAAAAAGCCGCAGGGCCACGGCTACATGAGCGCGCTTGTCGCTTCCCCAAACCCGTTCTATCCTTTGGAAACTCGTCTGACTGGACACGAGTTTCACTATTCCCGCTGCGTCGACACCAGCTGCATCGAATCCTTTGTCTTTCACGTTGAGCTTGGCCAGGGCATGGCCAAGGGACACGATGGCGTCTTGTACCGCAATTGTTTGGCAGGTTATACGCATATGCATGCCCTGGGAAATACGCTCTGGGCCAAAAATTTCGTCTCGGCCGCCCGGATTTATCAGGGATGCCGCAATGCCGGACGGCCCTGCCCTGATATCAGATTAAAAGAGTCCACTTGA
- a CDS encoding dissimilatory sulfite reductase D family protein — MADPKEIVLEYIESKSKQKSKFYFNDLAALFPDMKMRDAKKVINQLVSEGVLEYWSSGSTTMYGVPGAGKQAHTEGED, encoded by the coding sequence ATGGCAGATCCTAAAGAGATCGTGTTGGAGTACATCGAGTCCAAGTCCAAGCAGAAATCAAAGTTTTATTTCAACGACTTGGCCGCTCTTTTTCCCGATATGAAAATGCGCGATGCCAAGAAAGTAATCAACCAGCTTGTGTCCGAGGGTGTTCTTGAATACTGGTCCAGCGGCAGCACCACCATGTACGGTGTTCCCGGCGCTGGAAAGCAGGCACATACAGAAGGCGAAGATTAA
- the dsrB gene encoding dissimilatory-type sulfite reductase subunit beta, which produces MAFVSSGYNPAKPMENRITDIGPRHFSEFLPPVIAKNKGKWLWHEIVEPGLLMHKAEGGDEVYTVRCGGARLMSVGHVRALCAIADKFCGGHLRFTTRNNIEFMVETLEEAKKLKEYLNAQKFDGGSHKFPVGGTGAGITNIVHTQGWVHCHTPATDASGTVKVVLDELFEEFGQMRMPAQVRISMACCLNMCGAVHCSDIAILGYHRKPPIIDHEWLDNLCEIPLAVAACPVGAIRPTKKEIVTEKGETKTVNTVAIKNERCMFCGNCYTMCPSLPLSDQTGDGLVIMAGGKVSNRISNPKFSKVVVAFIPNEPPRWPTLAKTIRQIVEAYASDARKYERVGDWAERIGWERFFEKTGLEFSEHMIDDFRDPAYYTWRQTTNFKF; this is translated from the coding sequence ATGGCTTTCGTTTCTTCCGGATATAATCCCGCAAAACCTATGGAAAACAGAATCACGGATATTGGCCCGCGCCATTTTTCCGAATTTCTGCCTCCTGTTATCGCCAAGAACAAAGGCAAATGGCTGTGGCATGAAATCGTCGAACCCGGCCTCTTGATGCACAAGGCTGAGGGTGGCGACGAAGTCTACACCGTCCGTTGCGGCGGTGCCCGTCTCATGTCTGTCGGCCATGTCCGCGCCCTGTGCGCTATCGCCGACAAGTTCTGTGGTGGTCATCTGCGTTTCACCACGCGTAACAACATCGAATTCATGGTCGAGACTCTTGAAGAAGCAAAGAAGCTCAAAGAGTACTTGAACGCCCAGAAGTTCGATGGCGGCAGCCACAAGTTCCCCGTTGGCGGAACCGGTGCCGGTATCACCAACATCGTTCACACCCAGGGTTGGGTTCACTGTCACACCCCGGCTACTGATGCCTCCGGTACGGTCAAGGTCGTTCTGGATGAACTCTTCGAAGAGTTCGGTCAGATGCGCATGCCCGCTCAGGTTCGTATCTCCATGGCGTGCTGTCTGAACATGTGTGGTGCCGTTCACTGCTCCGATATCGCCATCCTGGGCTACCACCGCAAGCCTCCGATCATCGACCACGAATGGCTGGACAATCTGTGCGAAATTCCGTTGGCCGTTGCCGCCTGCCCCGTAGGCGCAATCCGTCCTACCAAGAAGGAAATCGTCACGGAAAAGGGCGAAACCAAGACCGTGAACACCGTTGCCATCAAGAACGAGCGCTGCATGTTCTGTGGTAACTGCTACACCATGTGTCCGTCTCTGCCCCTGTCCGACCAGACTGGTGACGGACTGGTCATCATGGCTGGCGGCAAGGTTTCCAACCGCATCAGCAATCCCAAGTTCTCCAAGGTCGTCGTGGCCTTCATTCCCAATGAACCGCCCCGTTGGCCCACATTGGCCAAGACCATCCGTCAGATCGTTGAAGCGTATGCTTCCGATGCTCGTAAGTACGAGCGCGTTGGTGACTGGGCTGAACGCATTGGTTGGGAACGCTTCTTCGAGAAGACCGGTCTTGAGTTCTCTGAGCACATGATCGATGACTTCCGTGATCCGGCATACTACACGTGGCGTCAGACCACGAACTTCAAGTTCTAA
- the dsrA gene encoding dissimilatory-type sulfite reductase subunit alpha, translated as MAKHATPMLDQLQSGPWPSFVSDIKEEAERRHKNVGNVEFQIPVDVCDDLLGILELSYKDGTTHWKHGGIVGVFGYGGGVIGRYCDQPEKFPGVAHFHTMRVNQPNGKYYTTEFLGKLCDLWEMRGSGLTNFHGATGDIVLLGTTTPQLEEIFHELTHNMNTDLGGSGSNLRTPACCLGESRCEWACYDTQELCYQMTLEYQDELHRPAFPYKFKFKFDGCPNGCVASIARSDMSFIGTWRDDIRIDQEAVAAYIGGEIQPNGGAHSGKDWGAFDIEKEVINLCPTECMWMEDGKLMINNRECTRCMHCLNVMPRALRIGNDRGLSILVGAKAPILDGAQMGSLLVPFIKVEEPYDAIKELIEGIWEWWMEEGKNRERLGELIKRQGLAKAISAVGLTPVPQHVMEPRHNPYIFWKEEDVEGGWDRDIADYRKHHQR; from the coding sequence ATGGCTAAACATGCGACCCCGATGCTGGATCAGCTTCAGAGCGGTCCGTGGCCGAGTTTTGTGTCGGACATCAAGGAGGAAGCCGAGAGACGTCATAAAAACGTGGGTAACGTGGAATTCCAGATTCCTGTTGACGTTTGCGATGACCTTCTCGGAATCCTGGAACTGTCCTACAAGGACGGCACCACTCACTGGAAGCACGGCGGCATCGTTGGTGTTTTCGGCTACGGCGGCGGCGTTATCGGCCGTTACTGTGACCAGCCTGAGAAGTTTCCTGGTGTTGCCCATTTCCACACCATGCGCGTCAACCAGCCCAACGGAAAGTACTACACGACCGAATTCCTGGGCAAGTTGTGTGATCTTTGGGAAATGCGCGGTTCTGGTCTGACCAACTTCCATGGTGCTACCGGTGACATCGTTTTGCTGGGTACCACCACTCCTCAGTTGGAAGAAATCTTCCATGAACTGACCCACAACATGAACACCGACCTTGGCGGTTCCGGTTCCAACCTGCGTACTCCCGCTTGTTGCTTGGGCGAGTCCCGTTGTGAATGGGCTTGCTACGACACGCAGGAATTGTGCTACCAGATGACTCTGGAATACCAGGATGAGCTGCATCGTCCGGCTTTCCCCTACAAGTTCAAATTCAAGTTTGACGGCTGTCCGAATGGTTGCGTGGCGTCCATCGCTCGTTCCGACATGTCCTTCATCGGCACGTGGCGTGACGACATCCGTATCGATCAGGAAGCTGTTGCCGCCTACATCGGTGGTGAAATACAGCCTAATGGCGGCGCTCATTCCGGCAAGGATTGGGGCGCTTTCGACATCGAAAAGGAAGTCATCAATCTGTGCCCCACCGAATGCATGTGGATGGAAGATGGCAAGCTGATGATCAACAACCGTGAATGTACCCGTTGCATGCACTGCTTGAACGTCATGCCTCGCGCTCTGCGCATCGGTAATGACCGCGGTCTGTCGATCCTCGTCGGCGCAAAGGCTCCGATTCTCGACGGCGCCCAGATGGGCTCCCTGTTGGTGCCTTTCATCAAGGTCGAGGAACCCTACGACGCGATCAAAGAGCTCATCGAAGGTATCTGGGAATGGTGGATGGAAGAGGGCAAGAACCGCGAGCGTCTTGGCGAGCTCATCAAGCGCCAGGGCTTGGCCAAGGCCATTTCCGCCGTCGGCCTTACCCCAGTTCCCCAGCATGTAATGGAACCCCGTCATAACCCGTACATCTTCTGGAAGGAAGAGGACGTTGAAGGCGGCTGGGATCGCGACATCGCGGATTACCGTAAACACCATCAGAGATAA
- a CDS encoding tetratricopeptide repeat protein: MKKRPDYGPQSVAELKAALQDNPDSAALLYNFGVSLVAERNLDEAKKAFEEAIALEPNIAEAYVQLGGLAMNRGDLDECLKMNRKAAEVRPRFAVPWGNIGFVHMQQQNPDKAVKALKSALSFDPQFIQAHTTLGSAYLALGDPEGCIMQCTKALEIEPMFGPAYNNIGLAYLEKGEPKKAIMYFDKAVETGFELEPQVLAEIEQYR; the protein is encoded by the coding sequence ATGAAAAAAAGACCAGATTATGGACCGCAAAGTGTCGCTGAGCTGAAAGCTGCTTTACAAGACAATCCAGATTCTGCTGCACTCTTGTACAATTTCGGCGTATCATTGGTTGCGGAGCGCAACCTTGATGAAGCCAAAAAGGCATTTGAAGAAGCCATCGCTTTAGAACCGAATATCGCAGAAGCCTATGTCCAACTTGGCGGTCTTGCGATGAATCGAGGTGATCTCGACGAATGCCTTAAAATGAATAGAAAAGCGGCTGAAGTACGGCCGCGTTTTGCCGTGCCGTGGGGAAATATCGGTTTCGTCCATATGCAGCAGCAAAATCCGGACAAAGCTGTCAAGGCGCTCAAGAGTGCATTGAGCTTTGATCCGCAATTTATTCAGGCACACACTACGCTTGGAAGCGCCTATCTTGCGTTGGGTGATCCAGAGGGATGCATTATGCAGTGTACAAAAGCTCTCGAAATTGAGCCGATGTTCGGTCCTGCATACAACAATATCGGACTCGCATATCTTGAAAAAGGTGAACCGAAAAAGGCGATCATGTACTTCGACAAGGCCGTCGAGACAGGATTTGAGTTGGAACCTCAGGTTCTTGCTGAAATCGAACAGTATCGTTAA
- a CDS encoding YkgJ family cysteine cluster protein, whose protein sequence is MNLDLSQFFTEYESLVTQVDAVFRKVSDNFASEVRCKEGCSDCCHALFDVTLIEAMYINSKFSELDEIRRNEILIEADKADRKAYLLKKKVSKEASEVDHSEILLRTAKERLRCPLLDSTDKCALYAYRPITCRIYGIPLDIGGKSHTCGLSGFEPGKSYPAVKLERIQDMLLALSNRVLDAVGSKYADFRLMYVPVSTALMTVYSDEFFGSDASRGDSPAGAGSAESGGEDA, encoded by the coding sequence ATGAATCTGGATTTATCGCAATTTTTCACGGAATATGAATCGCTTGTGACTCAGGTCGATGCCGTCTTTCGCAAAGTTTCGGACAATTTCGCTTCCGAAGTCCGTTGCAAAGAAGGATGTAGCGACTGCTGCCACGCTCTTTTCGATGTGACCCTTATTGAGGCGATGTATATCAATTCCAAATTTTCCGAGCTCGACGAAATCCGCAGGAATGAAATTTTGATCGAAGCGGACAAGGCCGACCGTAAGGCGTATCTTCTCAAGAAAAAGGTTTCAAAAGAAGCCAGCGAAGTTGACCATTCCGAAATTTTGCTGCGCACAGCCAAAGAGCGGCTCCGTTGTCCGTTGCTTGATTCTACAGACAAATGCGCACTTTACGCATATCGTCCCATCACGTGCCGCATTTACGGCATACCCTTGGACATTGGCGGCAAATCCCATACGTGCGGCTTGTCGGGTTTCGAGCCAGGGAAATCTTATCCTGCGGTCAAACTTGAGCGTATTCAGGATATGCTTCTGGCGCTCAGCAATCGGGTACTGGATGCTGTCGGATCGAAGTATGCCGATTTCCGATTGATGTATGTGCCTGTTTCCACAGCGCTCATGACGGTGTATTCTGATGAATTTTTCGGCAGTGACGCCTCCCGGGGGGACTCACCCGCCGGTGCAGGTTCTGCCGAGTCCGGAGGCGAAGATGCATAG
- a CDS encoding ferredoxin: protein MGYSVTVDNDKCIGCGECVDVCPVEVYELQNGKAVPVNEEECLGCESCIEVCEQNAITVEEN, encoded by the coding sequence ATGGGTTATTCGGTTACCGTCGACAACGACAAATGCATCGGTTGTGGCGAGTGTGTGGATGTTTGCCCCGTTGAAGTGTACGAACTTCAGAATGGCAAGGCCGTCCCTGTGAACGAAGAGGAATGTCTCGGTTGCGAATCCTGCATCGAAGTTTGTGAGCAGAACGCCATCACCGTCGAAGAAAACTAG
- the dsrP gene encoding sulfate reduction electron transfer complex DsrMKJOP subunit DsrP — MLEKAINGSKVYWGWIAFLLLLMSIGAACYWQQLSHGLTITGMSRDVTWGFYIAQFTFLVGVAASAVMLVIPKYLHNYHKFGKILILGEFNAVAMVILCLLFIVADLGSPQRLMNVLIHPTPNSVLFWDMVVLNGYLLINILVGWVTLESERKQIAPPKWIKFFIYLSIPWAVSIHTVTAFLYCGLPGRGYWLTAVLAARFLASAFAAGPAFLILVTYIAKIFTGFDPGKGVLATLGKTVVYAMCVNLFLLLCEVFTVFYSQIPSHMAHLQYLFVGYHGHGVLVPWMWSAMIMAVVGILILIVPKNREQDNLLIIGCLLIFIGAWIDKGLGMIGGGFVPNPLHEITEYVPSQLELGVSLGIYATGFLVLTILYKVAIGVKQEIE, encoded by the coding sequence ATGCTTGAAAAAGCCATAAATGGATCAAAAGTTTATTGGGGATGGATCGCCTTTTTGCTCCTGCTGATGAGCATCGGTGCGGCGTGTTACTGGCAACAGCTCTCCCACGGTCTGACGATCACGGGTATGAGCCGTGATGTCACCTGGGGATTTTACATCGCGCAGTTCACCTTTCTGGTTGGCGTAGCTGCATCGGCCGTCATGCTGGTTATCCCGAAATACCTGCATAACTACCATAAGTTCGGCAAGATTCTTATTCTCGGCGAGTTTAACGCCGTGGCCATGGTTATTTTGTGCCTGCTGTTCATCGTCGCCGATTTGGGCTCGCCGCAGCGCCTGATGAACGTCCTTATTCATCCCACGCCCAACTCTGTCCTGTTTTGGGATATGGTGGTTTTGAACGGCTACCTGCTGATCAACATCCTTGTCGGCTGGGTCACCCTTGAATCCGAGCGCAAGCAGATTGCTCCTCCCAAGTGGATCAAGTTCTTTATTTACCTGTCCATTCCGTGGGCTGTGTCCATTCATACGGTCACGGCCTTCCTGTACTGCGGCCTACCCGGGCGCGGCTACTGGCTGACCGCCGTCCTCGCTGCCCGCTTTCTGGCTTCCGCCTTTGCCGCAGGTCCTGCGTTCCTGATCCTGGTGACGTATATCGCCAAGATCTTTACCGGATTTGATCCTGGCAAGGGTGTATTGGCCACGCTCGGAAAGACGGTCGTCTACGCCATGTGCGTGAACCTCTTTCTGCTCTTGTGCGAAGTGTTCACAGTCTTCTACAGCCAGATCCCCTCGCACATGGCTCACTTGCAGTACCTGTTCGTTGGCTATCACGGACACGGAGTGCTGGTGCCCTGGATGTGGTCCGCCATGATCATGGCCGTTGTCGGCATTCTTATCCTGATCGTTCCCAAGAACAGGGAGCAGGACAACCTCCTTATCATCGGCTGTCTGCTCATTTTCATAGGCGCCTGGATCGACAAGGGCCTCGGGATGATCGGTGGCGGATTCGTGCCAAACCCGCTGCATGAGATCACCGAATATGTGCCCAGCCAGCTCGAGCTTGGCGTCTCTCTGGGTATTTACGCCACGGGCTTCCTGGTTTTGACCATTCTCTACAAGGTCGCAATCGGTGTGAAGCAGGAAATTGAATAA
- the dsrO gene encoding sulfate reduction electron transfer complex DsrMKJOP subunit DsrO gives MKTQRRNFLKIAAMAVLGWGVRPASEILASGGGTASEGLLFASRHKVHVGPNALTASRWAMVIDTAKLNEKVMEDIVHTCHSIHNVPTIPGNQNIKWIWETHMDHLFLEDLHEYQPEAGAKSALALCNHCDNPPCVRVCPTKATFQREDGIVMMDFHRCIGCRYCMAGCPYGSRSFNFMDPRKHLETTNPDFPTRTKGVVEKCEFCAERLAEGKMPACVEVSEGALAFGDLGDPESEVRKLLAERFSIRRSPTLGTKPCVYYLV, from the coding sequence ATGAAAACACAGCGTAGAAACTTTCTGAAGATCGCCGCCATGGCTGTCCTGGGATGGGGCGTACGCCCCGCTTCGGAGATCCTGGCTTCAGGAGGGGGGACGGCGAGCGAAGGCCTTCTCTTTGCCTCCCGGCACAAGGTTCATGTCGGGCCCAACGCGCTCACTGCTTCGCGCTGGGCCATGGTCATCGACACCGCGAAACTCAACGAAAAGGTGATGGAAGACATAGTGCACACATGTCACTCCATCCATAACGTTCCAACCATTCCCGGAAACCAGAATATCAAATGGATCTGGGAAACCCACATGGATCATCTCTTCCTTGAAGATCTCCATGAGTATCAGCCCGAGGCGGGCGCCAAATCCGCGTTGGCCCTTTGCAACCATTGCGACAACCCGCCATGCGTGCGCGTGTGTCCGACCAAGGCTACATTCCAGCGCGAAGACGGCATCGTCATGATGGACTTTCATCGCTGTATCGGTTGCCGCTATTGCATGGCCGGATGCCCCTACGGTTCGCGGAGTTTCAACTTCATGGATCCTCGAAAGCATTTGGAAACGACGAATCCCGACTTCCCGACGCGGACCAAGGGCGTTGTCGAAAAATGCGAATTCTGCGCAGAGCGTTTGGCTGAAGGAAAGATGCCCGCGTGTGTCGAGGTTTCCGAAGGCGCGTTGGCCTTCGGCGATTTGGGCGACCCTGAATCCGAAGTGCGCAAGCTTCTAGCAGAGCGTTTTTCCATCAGGCGTAGTCCGACCCTTGGAACCAAACCTTGTGTTTACTATCTCGTGTAA
- the dsrJ gene encoding sulfate reduction electron transfer complex DsrMKJOP subunit DsrJ: MYDKNKILIGLAVFVVFMTYPFWNNIGSAAYQRPEIEKPKNAKDCVESVEFMRAEHMAMLNDWRDEVVRGGEHEYHSTASHQVFQKSLTKTCIKCHENKDQFCDKCHATVSVNPYCWDCHVDPKGEKK, translated from the coding sequence ATGTACGACAAGAATAAAATTCTGATCGGTCTTGCCGTGTTCGTGGTCTTCATGACCTATCCTTTTTGGAACAACATCGGCAGCGCAGCGTATCAAAGGCCTGAGATCGAAAAACCCAAAAACGCCAAGGACTGTGTGGAAAGCGTCGAATTCATGCGCGCCGAGCACATGGCCATGTTGAATGATTGGCGTGACGAAGTCGTCCGCGGCGGTGAGCATGAGTATCATTCCACGGCAAGCCATCAGGTCTTTCAGAAAAGCCTGACCAAGACGTGCATCAAGTGTCATGAGAACAAGGATCAGTTCTGCGACAAATGCCATGCGACCGTTTCCGTGAACCCCTACTGCTGGGATTGTCATGTTGATCCGAAGGGGGAGAAGAAATGA
- the dsrK gene encoding sulfate reduction electron transfer complex DsrMKJOP subunit DsrK, with translation MSDLPRPEALFANINHTPPKADWMDVPVDIKPGRYCYAANPDSVNYVGLPHARKWNPLDDDWKLPENWQEIIFKGLHERLQKYRSFKIFMDICVRCGACADKCHFFIGSGDPKNMPVLRAELLRSVYRGEFTTFGKILGRFAGGRKLTPEVLKEWWYYFFQCSECRRCSVFCPYGIDTAEVTIIGRELLNLVGLNIDWIATPVANCYRTGNHLGIQPHAFFDMLDFFCDDIEDITGIRPEPSFNKKGADILFITPSGDVFADPGTYTCMGYLMLFEYLKREYGLDVTWSTYASEGGNFGFFTSHETMKRLNSKMYMEADRLGVKWILGGECGHMWRVVHQYMDTLNGPEFQNSRMEVPSNPITGTVFKNAASTKMVHIAEFTADLIKHGKLNLNKKRNANIHLTWHDSCNPARGMGLLDEPRFVAKSVVEKFTEMPEGTIREQTFCCGGGAGLNAGENDELRMMGGLPRANAVKYVHEKYGVNMLGCVCAIDRAVLPNSMQYWVPEVDVCGLHELVANALVFPGEKERETDLRGEDLPGLEDE, from the coding sequence ATGTCTGATCTGCCACGCCCAGAAGCGCTTTTTGCGAATATCAATCACACCCCGCCCAAGGCGGACTGGATGGACGTGCCGGTGGATATCAAACCCGGCCGGTACTGTTACGCAGCCAACCCCGACAGTGTGAATTACGTGGGTCTGCCGCATGCCCGGAAGTGGAATCCTCTCGACGACGACTGGAAACTCCCGGAGAACTGGCAGGAAATCATCTTCAAAGGTCTGCACGAACGTCTGCAGAAGTATCGTTCGTTCAAGATCTTCATGGACATCTGCGTGCGCTGCGGCGCCTGCGCGGATAAATGTCATTTTTTCATCGGTTCCGGCGATCCGAAGAATATGCCGGTGCTGCGCGCCGAGCTGCTGCGTTCCGTCTACCGCGGGGAATTTACGACCTTCGGCAAGATTCTTGGTCGTTTTGCGGGTGGACGCAAGCTGACTCCCGAGGTCCTGAAGGAATGGTGGTATTATTTCTTCCAGTGTTCCGAATGCCGTCGCTGCTCTGTCTTTTGTCCCTATGGCATAGATACCGCCGAGGTGACCATCATCGGTCGTGAACTTCTGAATCTGGTCGGCCTCAACATCGACTGGATCGCGACTCCGGTGGCCAACTGTTACCGTACAGGCAATCATCTTGGCATCCAGCCGCATGCTTTCTTCGATATGCTCGACTTTTTCTGTGACGATATCGAAGACATCACCGGCATCCGTCCTGAGCCTTCCTTTAATAAGAAAGGCGCCGACATTCTCTTCATCACGCCTTCCGGAGACGTTTTCGCTGACCCGGGTACCTATACCTGCATGGGCTACCTCATGCTGTTCGAGTACTTGAAGCGTGAATACGGTTTGGACGTGACCTGGTCGACGTATGCCTCCGAGGGTGGAAACTTCGGTTTCTTCACTTCGCATGAAACCATGAAACGCCTCAATTCCAAGATGTACATGGAAGCTGACCGCCTGGGCGTGAAATGGATTCTTGGCGGTGAATGTGGCCATATGTGGCGTGTTGTCCATCAGTATATGGACACTCTGAACGGGCCTGAATTTCAGAATTCTCGCATGGAAGTGCCTTCCAATCCGATTACCGGTACGGTGTTCAAGAATGCGGCCAGCACCAAGATGGTCCATATCGCCGAATTCACGGCGGACCTGATCAAGCACGGCAAACTCAATCTGAACAAGAAGCGCAATGCCAACATCCACCTGACCTGGCACGACTCCTGTAATCCCGCCCGCGGGATGGGGCTTCTGGATGAGCCCCGTTTCGTGGCCAAGAGCGTTGTCGAAAAATTCACCGAAATGCCCGAAGGCACCATCCGTGAGCAGACCTTCTGCTGTGGTGGCGGAGCTGGTCTCAACGCCGGTGAGAATGACGAACTGCGCATGATGGGCGGTCTACCCCGCGCCAATGCCGTTAAGTATGTTCATGAAAAATACGGCGTGAACATGCTGGGTTGTGTCTGCGCCATCGACCGGGCAGTGCTGCCCAATTCCATGCAATACTGGGTCCCGGAAGTCGACGTTTGTGGCTTGCATGAACTTGTTGCCAATGCCCTGGTCTTTCCTGGTGAAAAGGAACGCGAAACCGATCTGCGTGGTGAAGACCTGCCCGGGCTGGAGGATGAATAA